One genomic window of Acidobacteriota bacterium includes the following:
- a CDS encoding DUF1738 domain-containing protein codes for MAGGHERAEAYHQQFAERIIQALKDGTAPWQKPWKPGERIMPHNFGSGRDYRGGNAVYLAMNGLERGYADPRWGGYRQIQEAGGHVRKGEKGTPIMYVEWRQQRTARDDNGNPVLDDEGRKKLEWVQRDRPIVKLHYVFNVEQTEGLKLRSLAEAAPEWEGHERAEALIRSSGVRVDHVAGDRAYYSLKDDRVVLPDRSQFESQSAYTHTALHELGHATGHPDRLNRPTLVKHGGFGSEAYAREELRAEIAAMMTGEQLGVGHEPRHGTAYVSSWIKALENDPKEIRAAAVDAQRMSDWLMARERPRGLDQEHPEHERDGQAPERGPQSPLQRIPTDENASQQEHDGTRQGPGGSSKINPASVEDRQRDIAPGR; via the coding sequence ATGGCCGGCGGGCACGAGAGGGCCGAGGCGTACCACCAGCAGTTCGCCGAGCGGATCATCCAGGCGCTCAAGGATGGGACCGCGCCGTGGCAGAAACCGTGGAAGCCCGGCGAGCGGATCATGCCGCACAACTTCGGCAGTGGGCGAGACTATCGCGGCGGCAACGCCGTCTACCTCGCCATGAACGGGCTGGAGCGCGGTTACGCCGATCCGCGCTGGGGCGGCTACCGCCAGATCCAGGAGGCCGGCGGACACGTCCGCAAGGGGGAGAAGGGGACGCCCATCATGTACGTCGAGTGGCGGCAGCAGCGGACCGCCCGTGACGACAACGGCAACCCGGTGCTCGATGACGAGGGCCGCAAGAAGCTCGAATGGGTCCAGCGGGACCGGCCCATCGTCAAGCTGCACTACGTCTTCAACGTCGAGCAGACCGAGGGACTCAAGCTGCGGTCGCTGGCCGAGGCCGCCCCGGAGTGGGAGGGGCACGAGCGCGCCGAGGCGCTGATCCGCAGCAGCGGCGTCCGCGTCGACCACGTCGCCGGCGACCGGGCCTACTACAGCCTGAAGGACGACCGCGTGGTGCTGCCCGACAGGAGCCAGTTCGAGTCGCAGTCGGCCTACACCCACACGGCGCTGCATGAGCTGGGCCACGCGACCGGGCACCCGGACCGCCTGAACCGGCCGACCCTGGTGAAGCACGGCGGCTTCGGCTCGGAGGCCTACGCGCGCGAGGAGCTGCGGGCCGAGATCGCCGCGATGATGACCGGCGAACAGCTCGGAGTCGGGCACGAGCCGCGGCACGGCACGGCCTACGTCAGCTCCTGGATCAAGGCCCTGGAGAACGACCCCAAGGAGATCCGCGCCGCCGCCGTCGATGCACAGCGGATGTCGGACTGGCTGATGGCGCGTGAGCGCCCGCGGGGCCTGGACCAGGAGCACCCAGAGCACGAGCGGGACGGGCAAGCACCAGAGCGCGGCCCGCAGTCGCCGCTACAGCGAATCCCGACAGACGAGAACGCCTCACAGCAGGAGCACGACGGAACTCGCCAAGGCCCCGGTGGTTCCTCGAAGATCAATCCGGCGTCGGTTGAAGACCGTCAGCGCGACATTGCGCCAGGCCGATGA
- a CDS encoding CpaF family protein: MELTISDLKPFLPGLEAALDDEAVSEVMINGPGMAFVERDGRMAAVDVPELTTDAAARAAVQIARPLGKDPNTEPIIDARLADGSRVAICGPPAAPTAAITIRRFGGRAFTVEELTASGSLPAAVVDETAAVLGRERNLLISGGTGSGKTTLLNALVSLLPADGRIISIEDTLELRLRRANCLRFEARGLGDRGVTIRDLVRHALRHRPDHVVVGEVRGAEAADLLQALNTGHGGSLATVHANNAAAALSRLATCAMQASDALPWTVVCRGVVDGIEAVIHQTRTPEGVRRVDQMVRVRDYDATENRWVVEAIWPPPSGDARSGPSTPKRRTGSAPKRKRRGRRTR, from the coding sequence ATGGAGCTGACCATCTCGGACCTGAAGCCGTTCCTGCCGGGACTCGAGGCCGCGCTCGACGACGAGGCGGTCTCGGAAGTGATGATCAACGGGCCGGGGATGGCCTTCGTTGAACGCGACGGCCGGATGGCAGCCGTCGACGTGCCGGAGCTGACCACCGACGCCGCCGCGCGGGCGGCCGTCCAGATCGCCCGCCCGCTGGGCAAGGACCCGAACACGGAGCCGATCATCGACGCGCGTCTCGCGGACGGCTCGCGCGTCGCAATCTGCGGCCCGCCGGCCGCGCCGACGGCTGCGATCACCATTCGCCGCTTCGGCGGCCGGGCCTTCACCGTCGAGGAACTGACCGCGAGCGGGTCGCTTCCCGCCGCCGTGGTCGACGAGACCGCGGCCGTGCTCGGCCGCGAGCGCAACCTGCTGATCTCGGGCGGCACCGGCTCGGGCAAGACGACGCTGCTGAACGCGCTGGTCTCGCTACTGCCGGCCGACGGCCGCATCATCTCCATAGAGGACACGCTGGAGCTGCGGCTGCGCCGCGCTAACTGCCTGCGGTTCGAGGCGCGGGGGCTCGGCGACCGCGGCGTGACGATCCGCGACCTGGTGCGGCACGCTCTGCGCCACCGGCCGGACCACGTTGTCGTCGGCGAGGTTCGTGGGGCCGAGGCCGCCGACCTGCTGCAGGCGCTCAACACCGGGCACGGCGGCTCGCTCGCCACCGTCCACGCGAACAACGCTGCTGCGGCGCTGTCGCGCCTTGCGACCTGCGCCATGCAGGCATCCGATGCCCTGCCGTGGACGGTGGTCTGCCGCGGGGTGGTCGACGGCATCGAGGCCGTCATTCATCAGACGCGGACGCCCGAAGGGGTGCGCCGGGTCGACCAGATGGTCCGAGTCCGCGACTACGACGCCACCGAGAACCGCTGGGTCGTCGAGGCCATCTGGCCGCCGCCGTCTGGGGACGCGAGAAGCGGCCCGTCGACGCCGAAGCGGAGGACGGGGTCCGCGCCGAAGCGGAAGCGTCGGGGAAGGCGAACGCGGTGA
- a CDS encoding type IV secretory system conjugative DNA transfer family protein: MNRLLVALTVVASVWLWRPFPPFGADPVTDLIALRSPGMHDLIRAWHYLGPAIAAVIAWSVAVAAGRVWFAGWPRGRVRCQLPAWPVDSADPAPAIVVGEVHHPVAVREIASPQWLVVPELGLYTGILICGAIGSGKTSACMRPFARQLLGWQAQDPERRVAGLVLEVKGDFCHQVRGILTDVGRGDDYIELGLGGRWQWNPLGDDDLDSYSLAYTIASLINQLFGRSKEPFWQQAYVNLVRWIIELHRMSPRPWVTLRDVYRGTLDAGLVKRRISALEAEIDGPSAVRVRTADLSGRMGAAKGWAWEPAGDGAVRAKDDPKLREQLQAAGITFEVVRLGAADPERRERLAAVKRWHEQDWQALDQKLRSSIIEGLSVFLSVFDLPEVARVFCPPAPPAPPPSPDEAPAESAVDVVRPLPPLDEVIDSGKVLCLNMPAGTNPALSRAVGVLLKQAWLQTLLRRPAEMQRDPERVFRPAVFLCDEYQTFATVGEDDPAGDEKAFALTRQSRLIPIVATQSIASLRAVLGQSEAWRALLQTLRTRIFLSLADDSSVQIASVLCGQVEKMKVSYSVSEQTSRATASLLSGSPGGGAGSLSASKSFSERREALFHPRDFALLGNCQAIVLPYDGKRAHDARRCYLKPDFLPRDRPYWRAREAGEL, translated from the coding sequence ATGAACCGGCTCCTGGTGGCGCTGACCGTCGTCGCGAGCGTCTGGCTCTGGCGGCCGTTCCCGCCGTTCGGCGCCGACCCGGTCACCGACCTGATCGCCCTCCGGTCGCCCGGCATGCACGACCTGATCCGGGCGTGGCACTACCTCGGACCGGCCATCGCCGCCGTCATCGCGTGGTCCGTCGCCGTCGCGGCCGGCCGCGTCTGGTTCGCGGGCTGGCCCCGCGGCCGGGTCCGCTGCCAGTTGCCGGCGTGGCCGGTCGATTCGGCCGATCCGGCCCCGGCCATCGTCGTCGGCGAGGTGCATCATCCGGTCGCGGTCCGAGAGATCGCCAGCCCGCAGTGGCTCGTGGTCCCCGAGCTGGGCCTCTACACCGGCATCCTTATCTGCGGCGCGATCGGGTCCGGCAAGACCTCGGCCTGCATGCGCCCGTTCGCCCGCCAGCTCCTCGGCTGGCAGGCGCAGGACCCGGAGCGGCGCGTCGCGGGTCTGGTGCTCGAAGTCAAGGGCGACTTCTGCCATCAGGTGCGCGGCATCCTGACCGACGTCGGGCGCGGCGACGACTACATCGAGCTGGGCCTGGGCGGGCGGTGGCAGTGGAACCCGCTGGGGGACGACGATCTCGATTCCTACTCGCTCGCCTACACCATCGCCAGCCTCATCAACCAGCTCTTCGGACGCTCCAAGGAGCCCTTCTGGCAGCAGGCGTACGTCAACCTCGTGCGCTGGATCATCGAGCTGCACCGCATGTCGCCCAGGCCGTGGGTGACGCTGCGCGACGTGTACCGGGGAACGCTCGACGCGGGTTTGGTCAAGCGCAGGATCTCGGCGCTCGAAGCCGAGATCGACGGCCCTTCCGCGGTCCGGGTCCGGACCGCCGACCTGTCCGGGCGGATGGGCGCGGCGAAGGGCTGGGCCTGGGAGCCGGCCGGCGACGGCGCGGTTCGGGCGAAGGACGACCCGAAGCTGCGCGAGCAGCTCCAGGCGGCCGGGATCACGTTCGAGGTCGTCCGCCTGGGCGCCGCCGACCCGGAGCGCCGTGAGCGGCTCGCGGCGGTGAAGCGCTGGCACGAGCAGGACTGGCAGGCGCTCGACCAGAAGCTGCGCTCCAGCATCATCGAGGGTCTCAGCGTCTTCCTCTCCGTCTTCGACCTGCCCGAGGTGGCGCGCGTCTTCTGTCCGCCGGCCCCGCCGGCCCCGCCGCCCTCGCCCGACGAGGCGCCCGCCGAGTCCGCCGTCGATGTCGTCCGGCCGCTGCCGCCGCTCGACGAGGTAATCGACTCGGGCAAGGTCCTGTGCCTGAACATGCCGGCCGGCACCAACCCGGCGCTCTCTCGCGCCGTGGGTGTGCTCCTAAAGCAGGCCTGGCTCCAGACCCTCCTGCGCCGGCCCGCCGAGATGCAGCGCGACCCTGAGCGAGTGTTCCGGCCGGCCGTGTTCCTGTGCGACGAGTACCAGACGTTCGCCACGGTCGGCGAGGACGACCCGGCGGGCGACGAGAAGGCGTTCGCCCTGACGCGGCAGTCGCGGCTGATCCCCATCGTCGCCACGCAGTCGATCGCGTCGCTTCGAGCGGTCCTGGGCCAGTCCGAGGCGTGGCGCGCGCTGCTTCAGACCCTGCGGACCCGCATCTTCCTCTCGCTCGCCGACGACTCGTCGGTGCAGATCGCCAGCGTGCTGTGCGGGCAGGTCGAGAAGATGAAGGTCTCCTACAGCGTCTCGGAACAGACCAGCCGCGCCACCGCGTCGCTGCTGTCCGGCTCGCCGGGCGGCGGGGCCGGCAGCCTCAGCGCCAGCAAGTCGTTCAGCGAACGGCGCGAAGCGCTGTTCCATCCGCGCGACTTCGCCCTGCTCGGCAACTGCCAGGCCATCGTCTTGCCCTACGACGGCAAGCGTGCTCACGACGCGCGGCGCTGCTACCTGAAGCCGGACTTCCTCCCGCGGGATCGCCCCTACTGGCGCGCCCGGGAAGCCGGGGAGCTGTAG
- a CDS encoding type IV secretion system protein → MTLQDLILMLQQAGILVDQLMASVAPAVAGAGMQLWQGLALIVVVWTGAQMALSGHGVNMAAVVRMVIGLSIPLGMLQFYTAPLPGAGRSVPDLITGMGEWLQTMIVADAGSAMLEQLGLALAAWREQFGGRESFGGMATFGWNVVTDLPGVLDAAFDLLVTVALMMGLVIGLIVVFALGQAQVMWAQMALSIALLLGPVFIPWIAIPQLSFLFWGWLRTVLVYSLYGAVAGAVFRIVTELGVFVVQGWTGDIAADVEWAGPTGIAAAWRRSLVTIPYIVAAGLATLKVGELTQMLLSGSGNVGSGASGRAMQTATVARVAVTGGV, encoded by the coding sequence ATGACGCTTCAAGACCTGATCCTGATGCTCCAGCAGGCCGGGATCCTGGTCGACCAACTGATGGCGTCGGTCGCGCCCGCCGTGGCCGGCGCCGGGATGCAGCTCTGGCAGGGACTGGCCTTGATCGTCGTCGTCTGGACCGGGGCGCAGATGGCGCTCTCGGGCCACGGAGTCAACATGGCCGCCGTCGTGCGCATGGTCATCGGACTGTCGATCCCGTTGGGCATGCTCCAGTTCTACACGGCGCCGCTTCCGGGCGCCGGCCGCAGCGTGCCGGACCTGATCACCGGCATGGGCGAGTGGCTCCAGACGATGATCGTCGCCGACGCCGGGAGCGCCATGCTGGAGCAGCTCGGCCTCGCGCTTGCCGCGTGGCGGGAGCAGTTCGGGGGGCGGGAGAGCTTCGGCGGCATGGCGACGTTCGGCTGGAACGTGGTGACGGACCTGCCGGGCGTGCTCGACGCGGCCTTCGACCTGCTGGTGACGGTGGCCCTGATGATGGGCCTCGTCATCGGCCTGATCGTCGTCTTCGCCCTCGGGCAGGCGCAGGTCATGTGGGCGCAGATGGCCCTGTCCATCGCGCTCCTGCTCGGCCCGGTCTTCATTCCGTGGATCGCGATCCCGCAGCTCTCCTTCCTCTTCTGGGGCTGGCTCCGCACGGTGCTCGTCTACTCGCTCTACGGCGCGGTGGCGGGGGCGGTATTCCGGATCGTCACCGAGCTGGGGGTGTTCGTGGTGCAGGGCTGGACGGGTGACATCGCGGCTGACGTGGAGTGGGCGGGACCAACCGGGATCGCGGCGGCGTGGCGGCGATCGCTGGTCACCATCCCCTACATCGTGGCGGCGGGTCTGGCCACGCTCAAGGTGGGTGAGTTGACGCAGATGCTGCTCTCGGGCTCGGGCAACGTCGGCTCCGGCGCATCGGGGCGGGCGATGCAGACCGCGACGGTGGCGCGTGTGGCAGTGACGGGAGGAGTGTGA